In a single window of the Pelodiscus sinensis isolate JC-2024 chromosome 18, ASM4963464v1, whole genome shotgun sequence genome:
- the YWHAB gene encoding 14-3-3 protein beta/alpha, whose protein sequence is MDKSELVQKAKLAEQAERYDDMAAAMKAVTEQGHELSNEERNLLSVAYKNVVGARRSSWRVISSIEQKTERNEKKQQMGREYREKIEAELQDICNDVLELLDKYLIVNATQPESKVFYLKMKGDYFRYLSEVASGDSKQTTVSNSQQAYQEAFEISKKEMQPTHPIRLGLALNFSVFYYEILNSPEKACSLAKTAFDEAIAELDTLNEESYKDSTLIMQLLRDNLTLWTSENQGDEGDAGEGEN, encoded by the exons ATGGATAAAAGCGAGCTGGTACAGAAAGCCAAGTTGGCTGAACAGGCTGAGCGCTATGATGACATGGCTGCTGCTATGAAGGCTGTCACTGAGCAAGGACATGAACTGTCCAATGAAGAAAGGAATCTACTCTCTGTTGCCTATAAGAATGTGGTTGGTGCCCGTCGCTCTTCCTGGCGTGTAATATCCAGCATTGAACAGAAAACAGAGAGGAATGAGAAGAAACAGCAAATGGGAAGAGAGTATCGTGAGAAAATTGAGGCTGAATTGCAGGATATCTGCAACGATGTTCTG GAACTCCTGGATAAGTACCTTATTGTCAATGCCACACAGCCAGAAAGCAAGGTCTTCTATTTGAAAATGAAAGGCGATTACTTCAGATATCTTTCAGAGGTGGCATCTGGGGACAGCAAACAAA CAACGGTATCAAACTCTCAGCAGGCTTACCAGGAAGCATTTGAAATTAGCAAGAAAGAGATGCAACCTACACATCCCATTCGGCTTGGTCTGGCTCTCAATTTCTCTGTCTTTTACTATGAGATATTAAATTCCCCTgaaaaagcctgtagtctggcAAAGACG GCTTTTGATGAAGCAATAGCTGAGCTGGACACACTGAATGAAGAGTCTTACAAAGACAGCACTCTGATCATGCAACTACTTAGGGACAACCTTACT CTATGGACATCGGAAAACCAGGGAGATGAaggggatgctggggagggagagaactaA